One Aegilops tauschii subsp. strangulata cultivar AL8/78 chromosome 7, Aet v6.0, whole genome shotgun sequence genomic window carries:
- the LOC109753222 gene encoding probable adenylate kinase 7, mitochondrial — MAGLLRLAGAARSFSRALAPAAPHHRRLAASAAALAEDDACWTEWEEEEEEARRQRARASAPAEESCPADGGPRGVQWVVMGRPGPQKHAHAARLAEVLAVPYISMGTLVRQELSPTSSLYKKIANSVNEGKLVPEDIIFGLLTKRLEEGYYKGENGFILDGIPRTRMQAEILDEIVDIDLVLNFKCADNCFMKKRSGGDICSHCGQHFGVSSPVSRERNLSLGSSTWPAQAQHASVIGLENPRMEKMRAYAEQTKQLEDYYKKHRKLMELKTSARPGETWQGLVAALHLQHLDPSPTPHKLTV, encoded by the exons ATGGCCGGCCTCCTGCGGCTCGCCGGCGCCGCCAGATCCTTCTCCCGCGCGCTGGCCCCGGCCGCGCCGCACCACCGCAGGCTCGCGGCATCGGCGGCCGCCCTGGCGGAGGACGATGCGTGCTGGACcgagtgggaggaggaggaggaggaggcgcggcggcAGCGCGCCCGCGCATCGGCGCCCGCCGAGGAGTCTTGCCCGGCGGACGGCGGTCCCAGGGGCGTGCAGTGGGTGGTGATGGGCCGCCCCGGCCCGCAGAAGCACGCCCACGCCGCGCGCCTCGCCGAGGTCCTCGCCGTGCCGTACATCTCCATGGGCACGCTCGTCAGGCAGGAGCTCAGCCCCACATCCTCGCTCTACAAGAAG ATTGCTAATTCGGTGAATGAAGGGAAGCTTGTGCCAGAGGATATCATATTTGGGTTGCTGACTAAGCGTCTCGAGGAGGGATACTACAAGGGTGAAAATGGATTTATCCTTGACGGAATCCCACGTACCCGTATGCAAGCT GAGATTCTTGATGAGATCGTTGACATCGACTTGGTTCTGAACTTCAAATGTGCTGATAACTGTTTCATGAAGAAGCGATCTGGAGGCGACATATGTTCCCACTGTGGGCAGCATTTTGGTGTCAGCAGTCCGGTGTCTAGGGAGCGTAATCTCTCCCTTGGAAGCTCTACATGGCCTGCTCAGGCACAACATGCTTCTGTTATAGGCCTGGAaaacccaaggatggagaagatGCGTGCTTATGCTGAGCAG ACCAAGCAGCTGGAAGATTACTACAAGAAGCACAGGAAACTTATGGAGTTGAAGACATCCGCTCGCCCTGGTGAAACCTGGCAGGGGCTCGTAGCTGCCCTTCACCTCCAGCATCTAGACCCATCCCCAACACCACACAAACTCACCGTGTAA